Proteins encoded by one window of Salmonirosea aquatica:
- a CDS encoding bifunctional aldolase/short-chain dehydrogenase, whose product MNPTKTFKHVSYLWDEAKAAELAGDEVALFLYRSNILGADLRITNYGGGNTSCKTIEKDVLTGEPAEVMWIKGSGGDIGTLTRKGIAGLYTERLRSLKSIYRGLEHEDEMVALFYHTLYDLESAAPSIDTPLHGMLPFKHIDHLHPDALIAIAAAKDSEAITKEIWGDTMGWVPWQRPGFDLGLQLERCLNENPGIRGIILGSHGLFTWGDTSYECYVNSLEVIEQASQYIEDHLGKKGPVFGGKKVMALPEADRKKKAAQLAPILRGLCSSEKRMIGHFTDDERVLEFVGSHDLAKLAPLGTSCPDHFLRTKIQPLVLSLEPNADLSDTQKVKEQLTDAFEEYRLQYRGYYQAHKRDNSPAVRDPNPVVILYPGVGMFTFAKNKQTARVAAEFYINAINVMRGAEAISEYTALPRQEAFDIEYWLLEEAKLQRMPKEQPLSRRVAIVTGGGGGIGKAIADKLAAEGANVVLTDIAEDRLMEANATYKRDVSIYAAGDVTNPDAVEGTFEKACLEFGGVDIVVHCAGLAISKPLEETTQKDWDILQDVLVKGQFHMAQSGVAVMRKQGFGGDIISIASKNGLVAGPNNVAYGTAKAAQQHMARLLAAELGPEKIRVNTVNPDGVIVGSKIWEGAWAEGRAKAYGIKVEDLPAHYAKRNLMNEIIYPDDIANGVFALVAILDKSTGNIINVDGGMANAFVR is encoded by the coding sequence ATGAATCCTACCAAAACATTCAAGCACGTCAGTTATCTCTGGGACGAAGCCAAAGCCGCCGAACTGGCGGGCGACGAAGTGGCTTTGTTTCTGTACCGTTCCAATATATTAGGAGCCGACCTCCGTATCACGAATTATGGAGGAGGTAACACTAGTTGTAAAACCATCGAAAAAGACGTATTGACCGGCGAGCCCGCCGAGGTTATGTGGATCAAAGGCTCTGGCGGGGACATAGGTACCCTGACGCGCAAGGGAATCGCCGGACTCTATACCGAGCGGCTGCGTTCGTTGAAATCAATCTACCGCGGGCTCGAACATGAGGACGAAATGGTGGCCTTGTTTTACCATACACTTTATGATCTGGAAAGCGCGGCCCCATCCATCGACACGCCGCTGCACGGGATGTTGCCCTTCAAACATATCGACCACCTGCATCCCGACGCCCTCATCGCCATTGCCGCCGCCAAAGACAGCGAGGCGATTACCAAAGAGATCTGGGGCGATACCATGGGCTGGGTACCCTGGCAGCGGCCGGGCTTCGACCTGGGGTTGCAGCTGGAACGTTGCCTGAACGAAAATCCCGGCATCCGGGGCATTATCCTGGGTAGCCACGGACTGTTTACGTGGGGCGATACTTCGTACGAATGCTACGTGAATAGCCTGGAAGTTATCGAGCAGGCTTCGCAATATATCGAAGATCATCTGGGCAAAAAAGGACCGGTGTTCGGAGGCAAAAAAGTAATGGCCCTACCTGAGGCGGATCGTAAGAAAAAAGCCGCCCAACTAGCTCCGATTCTGCGCGGACTGTGTTCCAGCGAAAAGCGCATGATCGGACACTTTACCGACGACGAGCGGGTGCTCGAATTTGTGGGTAGCCACGATCTGGCCAAACTCGCGCCCTTAGGTACCTCCTGCCCCGACCACTTTCTGCGCACCAAGATTCAGCCCCTCGTGCTATCGCTGGAACCCAACGCCGACCTGAGCGATACCCAAAAAGTAAAGGAACAACTTACGGATGCATTTGAGGAATACCGCTTGCAATACAGGGGCTACTACCAGGCGCACAAACGCGACAACAGCCCGGCGGTGCGCGACCCCAATCCGGTCGTGATTCTGTATCCGGGGGTAGGTATGTTCACGTTTGCCAAAAACAAACAAACCGCCCGGGTAGCTGCTGAATTTTATATCAACGCCATCAATGTCATGCGCGGTGCCGAGGCGATTTCGGAATACACCGCCCTGCCGCGTCAGGAGGCTTTTGACATCGAGTATTGGCTGTTGGAAGAAGCCAAGTTGCAGCGGATGCCGAAAGAGCAGCCCTTGTCGCGCCGCGTGGCGATCGTGACGGGCGGTGGTGGTGGCATTGGCAAAGCAATTGCCGACAAACTGGCCGCCGAAGGTGCCAACGTGGTACTGACCGACATCGCCGAAGATCGCCTCATGGAAGCCAATGCTACCTACAAGCGCGACGTATCGATCTACGCCGCGGGCGACGTTACAAATCCGGATGCCGTAGAGGGTACCTTTGAGAAGGCTTGTCTGGAATTCGGCGGGGTCGATATCGTGGTACATTGCGCCGGACTAGCCATCTCGAAACCGCTGGAAGAAACCACGCAGAAAGATTGGGATATTTTGCAGGATGTGTTGGTCAAAGGCCAATTCCACATGGCGCAGTCGGGCGTAGCCGTCATGCGTAAGCAGGGCTTCGGTGGCGACATTATTAGTATTGCTTCCAAAAACGGTCTGGTCGCTGGCCCCAACAACGTGGCCTACGGGACCGCCAAAGCCGCCCAGCAACATATGGCCCGCCTGTTGGCCGCCGAGCTGGGACCGGAGAAAATCCGCGTCAACACCGTCAATCCTGATGGCGTGATTGTGGGTAGCAAAATCTGGGAAGGTGCCTGGGCCGAAGGCCGCGCCAAGGCGTACGGTATCAAGGTAGAAGACCTGCCTGCCCACTACGCCAAGCGCAACCTGATGAATGAGATCATCTATCCCGACGATATCGCCAACGGCGTATTTGCGCTGGTCGCCATATTGGATAAGAGCACCGGCAATATCATCAATGTAGACGGCGGAATGGCCAATGCCTTTGTGCGGTAG
- a CDS encoding amidohydrolase, which produces MNTQKRNGLLLAAALLLSGGLWAQSAHERIGKELNQKEEAYGEAAKTIWDYAEVGYQEDKSSALLQDMLSKEGFKIQKGVAGIPTAFVASFGEGQPVIGILGEYDALPGLSQDAWPSRKVLKEGAAGHACGHHLFGVGSAAAAIAVKNWMVATKQKGTVKVFGTPAEEGGSGKVYMVRAGLFDDVDAVLHWHPSDSNSASAGSSLANISAKFRFSGIAAHAAAAPDRGRSALDGVEAMDYMVNMMREHVPSDARIHYVITQGGKAPNVVPDFAEVYYYVRHPSRDVVQDMWERIVKASEGAALGTGTTVKHEIIGGVHELLPLETLAKVMYKNLTEVGGVKYDNAEMDFAKKMQTSFDVPEDKKPDPASAAKILPYEYERAGMGSTDVGDVSWTVPTVGLRTATWVPGTAAHSWQAVAAGGTSIGRKGMMVAAKTIAYTAADLFQNPKALSEAKAELDEKRGKKFKYEALLGDRPPALDYRK; this is translated from the coding sequence ATGAATACGCAAAAACGAAACGGATTGTTGCTGGCAGCAGCGCTGTTGCTGAGTGGCGGCCTATGGGCTCAGAGTGCGCACGAGCGCATAGGCAAAGAATTGAATCAAAAGGAGGAGGCATACGGCGAAGCCGCCAAAACAATCTGGGACTACGCCGAGGTAGGCTACCAGGAAGATAAAAGCTCGGCGCTGTTGCAGGATATGCTCAGTAAGGAAGGCTTCAAAATCCAGAAAGGTGTCGCCGGGATTCCTACGGCTTTTGTGGCCAGTTTTGGCGAGGGCCAGCCCGTGATTGGTATCTTGGGCGAATACGATGCCTTGCCCGGTCTGTCGCAGGATGCCTGGCCCAGCCGCAAGGTACTTAAGGAGGGCGCGGCGGGCCATGCCTGTGGCCACCACCTGTTCGGGGTAGGGTCTGCCGCGGCGGCTATCGCGGTCAAGAACTGGATGGTAGCTACCAAGCAGAAAGGTACCGTCAAAGTATTCGGTACCCCCGCCGAAGAAGGGGGATCGGGCAAAGTATACATGGTACGCGCTGGCCTGTTCGACGATGTAGATGCCGTATTGCACTGGCATCCTTCGGATTCCAACAGCGCCAGTGCAGGTTCTTCTTTGGCCAATATTTCGGCCAAATTCCGCTTCTCAGGTATAGCTGCCCATGCTGCCGCCGCACCCGACCGTGGCCGCTCGGCACTGGATGGCGTGGAGGCGATGGATTACATGGTGAACATGATGCGCGAGCACGTACCTTCCGACGCACGGATTCACTACGTGATTACGCAGGGTGGCAAGGCGCCCAACGTGGTACCTGATTTTGCCGAAGTATACTACTACGTGCGGCATCCGAGCCGCGACGTGGTGCAGGATATGTGGGAGCGGATTGTAAAAGCCTCCGAGGGTGCCGCCCTGGGTACGGGTACCACCGTGAAGCACGAGATTATAGGCGGAGTGCACGAACTGCTGCCGCTGGAAACACTGGCCAAAGTGATGTACAAAAACCTTACCGAGGTAGGTGGGGTGAAGTACGACAACGCCGAAATGGATTTTGCCAAAAAAATGCAAACCTCTTTTGATGTGCCCGAAGACAAAAAGCCCGATCCGGCCAGCGCGGCCAAAATCCTTCCCTACGAATACGAGCGCGCGGGCATGGGTTCTACTGACGTCGGCGATGTGAGTTGGACAGTACCAACGGTAGGCCTGCGCACGGCCACCTGGGTACCCGGCACGGCGGCGCACAGCTGGCAGGCCGTGGCGGCCGGAGGTACCAGCATCGGCCGCAAGGGCATGATGGTAGCTGCCAAAACCATCGCGTACACAGCGGCGGATCTTTTCCAAAATCCCAAAGCCCTCAGCGAAGCCAAGGCTGAGCTCGACGAAAAACGCGGGAAGAAATTCAAATATGAGGCCTTGCTGGGTGATCGTCCACCGGCGCTGGATTACCGGAAATAG
- a CDS encoding DUF7948 domain-containing protein, whose amino-acid sequence MNNFLQRLCLLGIVWLWFGGMAAAEGLRFIQNKGQWEQEVLFRAEIPGGFLFLKKQSLVYVLYDGRELSARHAAQPLTDTDDRARLASSPTFIKAHGVEVHFAGSSPNAQLLRLRPDGSSYNYFIGNDPSRWASQAEGFGEVYYKNLYPGIDFRIYAHEYTIKYEFIVHPGADASRIGLDYDGSDELLLNSAGQLEVKTSVGSFKEAKPYTFQEINSRTREVNARFTLMGKQVQVALPNGYDRTHDLTIDPELIFSTYSGSLSDNWGHTATYDAQGDLYSGGTVFGVNFPVTIGAFQVQFGGQVDTGIMKFSHDGTLLMYSTFLGGNSTDIPNSLITNSKGELFIYGTTSSPNFATTGSAFQRSFGKGAGITPIDGLDLPNGSDMYIARLSADGKQLLAATYLGGSGNDALSTVQNVQIRNYGDTFRGEIVLDKDENVLVVSSTNSTNFPLKNAYQSTLQGRQDATISQLSPDLSTLQWSTYFGGGAYDAAFSIKPTPDGDVYITGITQSNNLPVQTGAYQNQLKGSEDAYVARFKNQQFQQVSYLGTDAADGAYLLDLDPSGNVHVLGLTRGNYPITNGVYSNANSGQFVHALDPTLSKSLFSTVIGSRKGTPDISPTAFLVNECGNIYIAGWGGSVNVRTAYNTQSSTNGMAVTEDALQRTTNGNNFYIAILEAGAKTLLYSTFFGSVSPPNPAEDRGDHVDGGTSRFDKNGVIYHAICACGGTRFPTTPKAWSRVNRSDNCNNAAFKIDIDRLKADFDVYEGTKKDVVQGCAPLKLNFLNTSLGGVDYIWEVNGSGFSRDEIQSEYTFENAGEYTVTLRAFNRLTCKKVDVATRKIVVKSLDTVTKGDTTVCHDVPVPLSVSGGTEYTWTPALGLDNPKSATPTAQVKETTEFNVEIKDAAFGCVVNKKVKVTIDDSKPDFLAGTDATICPGQSAPLTASGGATRYRWLADPTLSDSVGNKITATPIITTTYTVEAEYGDGCKPKKTVTITVEDNKPDFNVSPALLVCAGVPTELRASGAATQFVWKGDSTLNPTLGPVVSVSPAYTTTYTVQAQYADGCKPEKQVVVTVERNYEPLFDIATAGEACNEPTKYQFINRTQNADRYEWNMGTGPMLTTNDVKDRTFDRPGEYVVTLTAYNKAGCALTVAKTLNAAPPLVLPNVITPNGDGKNDTFVVPVSNSSLQVYNRWGKQVFQASDYQNNWGKSITNGTYFYEIVTPQGSRCKGWVQVLE is encoded by the coding sequence ATGAACAATTTTTTACAACGTCTTTGTCTGCTCGGGATCGTGTGGCTTTGGTTTGGGGGAATGGCGGCAGCCGAAGGGTTGCGTTTTATTCAAAACAAGGGACAATGGGAGCAGGAGGTACTTTTCCGCGCCGAGATCCCCGGCGGCTTTCTTTTTCTCAAAAAACAGTCTTTGGTGTATGTGCTGTACGATGGGCGCGAACTTTCGGCCCGCCACGCGGCGCAGCCTCTGACCGATACCGACGACCGCGCCCGGTTGGCTTCTTCTCCCACTTTCATCAAGGCGCATGGTGTGGAGGTACATTTTGCGGGCAGTAGTCCCAATGCTCAGCTTTTGCGGCTCCGGCCCGATGGCAGTTCCTACAATTATTTCATTGGCAATGATCCCAGCCGCTGGGCCAGTCAGGCCGAAGGTTTCGGGGAGGTATACTACAAGAATCTATATCCGGGAATTGATTTTCGGATCTATGCCCATGAGTACACCATCAAGTATGAGTTTATCGTCCACCCCGGCGCGGATGCTTCCCGCATTGGGCTCGATTACGATGGCTCAGACGAACTGTTGCTAAACTCGGCCGGACAGCTTGAAGTGAAAACGAGCGTCGGCTCTTTCAAGGAAGCCAAACCCTATACCTTTCAGGAAATCAATAGCCGTACCCGGGAAGTCAACGCCCGCTTCACCCTCATGGGCAAGCAGGTGCAGGTTGCCTTGCCCAACGGTTACGACCGTACCCACGATTTGACGATTGATCCCGAACTGATTTTTTCCACCTATTCAGGCTCGCTCTCCGACAACTGGGGCCATACGGCCACCTACGACGCACAGGGGGATTTGTATTCGGGTGGTACTGTGTTCGGAGTTAATTTTCCCGTAACGATTGGTGCCTTTCAGGTGCAGTTTGGCGGCCAGGTCGATACGGGTATCATGAAGTTCAGTCATGATGGTACTCTGCTCATGTACTCGACTTTTCTGGGCGGCAACAGTACCGATATTCCCAATAGTCTGATCACTAATTCCAAGGGAGAGCTTTTCATTTATGGAACTACCTCTTCGCCCAATTTTGCCACCACGGGTTCGGCTTTTCAAAGATCGTTTGGTAAAGGCGCGGGCATCACGCCCATCGACGGGCTCGACCTGCCCAATGGCAGCGATATGTACATTGCCCGGCTTAGTGCCGATGGCAAGCAACTGTTGGCCGCTACCTACCTGGGCGGCAGTGGTAACGATGCGCTGAGTACCGTGCAGAATGTCCAAATCAGGAATTACGGGGATACCTTCCGGGGCGAGATCGTACTGGATAAAGATGAAAACGTGCTGGTGGTTTCCTCGACCAACTCCACCAATTTCCCCCTGAAAAACGCCTATCAATCTACCTTGCAGGGGCGGCAGGATGCGACCATCTCGCAGCTATCACCCGACCTTTCCACCTTACAATGGAGTACCTATTTCGGGGGTGGGGCCTACGACGCCGCTTTTTCGATCAAGCCCACGCCCGATGGTGATGTGTACATTACGGGTATCACCCAAAGCAACAACCTACCTGTGCAGACGGGAGCCTATCAGAACCAGCTGAAAGGCTCCGAAGATGCCTACGTGGCGCGCTTCAAAAACCAGCAGTTCCAGCAGGTTAGCTACCTGGGTACCGATGCCGCCGACGGGGCCTACCTGCTCGATCTTGATCCGAGCGGAAATGTCCATGTCCTCGGCCTTACCCGCGGCAACTACCCCATTACCAACGGCGTGTACAGCAATGCCAACAGCGGGCAGTTTGTGCATGCCCTCGACCCTACCCTTTCCAAATCGCTCTTTTCCACGGTGATCGGTTCCAGGAAAGGTACCCCTGATATTTCACCCACGGCTTTTCTGGTCAACGAGTGCGGCAATATCTACATCGCCGGCTGGGGCGGTAGCGTGAACGTACGCACCGCCTACAATACCCAAAGCAGCACCAACGGTATGGCCGTCACGGAAGACGCCCTGCAACGTACCACCAATGGCAACAATTTTTACATTGCCATTCTGGAAGCCGGCGCCAAGACACTGCTCTACTCGACGTTCTTCGGTAGCGTGAGTCCGCCCAACCCGGCTGAAGATCGAGGCGACCATGTAGACGGCGGAACGAGCCGTTTCGACAAAAATGGTGTGATTTACCACGCCATCTGCGCCTGCGGAGGTACCCGCTTTCCGACTACCCCCAAGGCCTGGTCGCGGGTCAACCGGAGCGACAACTGTAACAATGCAGCCTTTAAGATCGACATCGACCGCCTGAAGGCCGATTTCGATGTGTATGAAGGTACCAAAAAAGATGTAGTACAGGGCTGCGCTCCGCTCAAACTCAACTTCCTGAATACCAGTCTGGGTGGGGTAGACTATATCTGGGAAGTGAATGGCAGCGGTTTTTCGCGGGACGAAATCCAGTCGGAATACACGTTTGAAAATGCTGGGGAATATACCGTAACCCTGCGTGCCTTCAATCGCCTGACCTGTAAAAAAGTGGACGTCGCTACGCGCAAGATTGTGGTGAAAAGCCTCGACACGGTCACCAAAGGCGATACAACCGTTTGCCACGATGTACCCGTACCCTTGTCAGTATCAGGCGGCACGGAGTACACTTGGACGCCCGCCCTGGGCCTGGACAACCCCAAGAGCGCCACTCCTACCGCTCAGGTGAAAGAAACGACGGAGTTCAATGTCGAGATAAAAGACGCCGCGTTCGGCTGCGTGGTGAACAAAAAAGTGAAGGTAACGATCGACGACAGCAAGCCCGATTTTCTGGCGGGTACCGACGCCACGATCTGCCCCGGCCAATCGGCCCCACTCACGGCTTCGGGTGGAGCCACACGCTACCGCTGGCTGGCCGACCCCACTTTGAGCGATAGCGTAGGAAACAAAATAACAGCCACTCCCATCATTACAACCACTTATACCGTAGAAGCAGAATATGGAGACGGTTGCAAACCGAAAAAAACCGTCACCATCACCGTAGAAGACAACAAACCCGACTTCAATGTAAGTCCCGCGCTGCTGGTGTGTGCGGGGGTACCTACAGAGCTTCGGGCCTCGGGCGCGGCTACCCAATTTGTGTGGAAAGGCGACTCCACGCTCAATCCTACCCTAGGTCCGGTGGTCAGCGTTTCGCCCGCCTACACCACCACCTACACCGTACAGGCGCAGTACGCCGATGGCTGTAAACCCGAGAAACAGGTAGTGGTAACAGTGGAACGGAATTATGAACCACTTTTCGACATTGCTACAGCCGGGGAAGCCTGCAATGAACCCACAAAGTACCAATTCATCAACCGCACCCAAAATGCCGACCGATACGAATGGAACATGGGCACGGGACCGATGCTGACGACCAACGATGTGAAAGACCGCACCTTCGACCGCCCCGGGGAATATGTGGTCACGCTGACTGCCTACAACAAGGCGGGCTGCGCTTTAACGGTAGCCAAAACGCTCAACGCCGCGCCACCCCTGGTACTGCCCAATGTGATCACGCCCAATGGCGATGGCAAAAACGATACATTCGTGGTGCCGGTGAGCAATTCTTCACTGCAGGTGTATAACCGCTGGGGCAAGCAAGTTTTTCAGGCCAGCGACTACCAGAACAACTGGGGGAAGAGCATCACGAATGGTACCTATTTCTATGAAATCGTCACGCCGCAGGGTAGCCGGTGCAAGGGTTGGGTGCAGGTTCTGGAGTAG
- a CDS encoding ABC transporter ATP-binding protein, with amino-acid sequence MKISAKEVGKKFVSEWIVRGVNLLLETGESYTLVGPNGSGKSTLLQLLMGNMPPSEGTIHYEMAGKELDIDDWYRQIVLAAPYLELIEEFTLRETVVFHQKFKPLKNGLSAADFEDFVQLSHARNKALRHYSSGMKQRVKLGLAFLSDVPVVLLDEPTSNLDAAGSKWYLDNVVKLTDNQLVLLGSNQPQEYEFCKNIISVSAFKR; translated from the coding sequence GTGAAAATTTCCGCAAAAGAGGTAGGTAAGAAGTTTGTATCGGAATGGATCGTGCGAGGCGTCAATCTGCTGTTAGAGACGGGTGAAAGCTACACGCTGGTGGGTCCCAACGGGAGTGGCAAATCCACCTTGCTCCAACTGCTGATGGGTAACATGCCGCCTTCGGAAGGAACAATTCACTACGAGATGGCTGGCAAAGAGCTGGATATCGACGACTGGTACCGGCAAATCGTGCTGGCCGCGCCTTATCTGGAGCTGATCGAGGAATTCACGCTGCGCGAAACCGTCGTGTTTCACCAAAAATTCAAACCTCTGAAAAACGGACTTTCGGCGGCCGATTTCGAGGATTTTGTGCAGCTCTCCCACGCCCGAAACAAAGCATTGCGCCACTATTCGTCGGGTATGAAGCAGCGTGTGAAGCTGGGACTGGCTTTTTTGTCGGATGTTCCGGTGGTGCTACTGGACGAACCCACCTCGAATCTGGATGCGGCGGGCTCCAAATGGTACCTCGATAATGTGGTGAAGCTCACCGATAATCAACTGGTGTTGCTAGGTTCCAACCAACCCCAGGAATATGAATTTTGCAAAAATATCATTTCCGTTTCGGCGTTCAAGAGGTAG
- a CDS encoding GntR family transcriptional regulator, whose protein sequence is MSLSQKILSTIRIDEYSATPKYLQLSNAILKGIQTGVIDKGDVMPSINEISFEFDISRVTAEKGYNHLKSLGVLSSVPGKGYFIKQTDHSQHLKVFLLFNKLSTHKKIIYDAFVETIGDKAAIDFYIYNNDFGLFKRLIEQRKDEYTHYVIIPHFIEGEEKAYEVINTLPKEQLIILDKIIPGISGEFGAVYQNFERDIYTSLEKAADALAKYHTLNLIFPENSYAPREITEGFINFCRDYAFDHRIIADISQEFIQEKQAYINIMEDDLVILIEKIIQESLVMGKEVGVVSYNETPLKRLLLNGITTMSTDFKAMGRTAAELILSNSKEHYENPFYLTVRASL, encoded by the coding sequence ATGTCTCTTTCCCAAAAAATACTCAGCACCATCCGGATCGACGAGTACTCGGCAACGCCCAAGTACCTCCAACTCAGCAACGCGATTCTGAAGGGAATCCAGACGGGTGTGATCGACAAGGGCGATGTGATGCCCTCGATCAATGAAATCAGCTTCGAGTTCGACATTTCCCGCGTGACGGCCGAGAAGGGATACAATCACCTCAAAAGCTTGGGGGTACTTAGCTCGGTACCCGGCAAAGGGTACTTCATCAAACAGACCGACCACAGCCAGCATTTGAAAGTGTTCCTGCTATTCAATAAGCTGAGTACCCACAAAAAAATCATTTATGATGCCTTCGTCGAGACCATCGGCGATAAGGCTGCCATCGATTTTTACATTTATAACAATGACTTCGGCCTCTTCAAGCGCCTGATTGAGCAGCGCAAGGATGAGTACACGCACTACGTGATCATTCCTCATTTTATAGAAGGCGAGGAAAAAGCCTACGAAGTGATCAACACGCTGCCCAAGGAGCAACTGATTATTTTGGACAAAATCATTCCGGGAATTAGTGGCGAGTTTGGGGCCGTATACCAGAATTTTGAGCGTGACATCTATACCTCCCTGGAAAAAGCCGCCGACGCGCTGGCCAAGTACCACACGCTAAACCTGATTTTCCCGGAAAATAGCTACGCACCCCGTGAAATCACCGAAGGTTTCATCAATTTTTGCCGCGACTACGCCTTCGATCACCGCATTATCGCGGATATTAGCCAGGAATTCATCCAGGAAAAACAGGCCTACATCAACATTATGGAGGATGATCTGGTGATTCTGATTGAGAAAATTATCCAGGAATCGCTGGTGATGGGGAAGGAAGTCGGAGTGGTTTCTTATAATGAAACACCCCTGAAAAGACTGCTGCTGAATGGCATCACGACCATGTCTACCGATTTCAAAGCGATGGGGCGTACGGCCGCTGAACTCATCTTGTCCAATTCAAAAGAGCACTACGAGAATCCTTTTTACCTCACAGTACGGGCATCGTTATAG
- the kduI gene encoding 5-dehydro-4-deoxy-D-glucuronate isomerase has protein sequence MSDKNDVNTEQNIFFESRYASSPHEVKGMNTEQLRQNFLIENLFVADQFCWTLSFFDRYLTGGVMPTTGSLALEAPEALKAAYFLERRELGIINVGGSGLVIADGVEYELAYKEALYLGKGTRDIQFLSHDKGTPAKFYLNSTPAGQAYPSRKIARTDAEVVEMGSMETANHRIINKLIVNSILPTNQLQMGMTELKAGSVWNTMPAHTHDRRMEVYFYFEVPEGQAVSHFMGQPQETRHLWVQNEQAVISPNWSIHAGAGTSSYTFIWGMAGENLDYGDMDFCAIKDLR, from the coding sequence ATGAGTGATAAGAACGACGTAAATACGGAGCAAAACATTTTCTTTGAGAGTCGTTACGCCAGTTCTCCCCATGAAGTCAAGGGCATGAACACCGAGCAGCTTCGGCAGAATTTTTTGATCGAAAACCTGTTCGTGGCCGATCAGTTCTGCTGGACGCTCTCCTTTTTTGATCGCTACCTCACCGGCGGCGTAATGCCTACCACCGGGTCGTTGGCTCTGGAAGCCCCCGAAGCCCTCAAAGCAGCCTATTTTCTGGAACGCCGCGAGTTGGGCATCATCAACGTGGGTGGTTCAGGCCTAGTCATAGCCGATGGGGTGGAGTATGAGCTGGCATACAAAGAAGCGCTTTACTTAGGGAAAGGTACCCGCGATATTCAGTTCTTGTCGCACGACAAAGGTACCCCCGCCAAATTTTACCTCAATTCAACTCCTGCCGGCCAGGCTTACCCGAGCCGGAAGATCGCGCGCACCGATGCTGAGGTGGTAGAAATGGGAAGCATGGAAACGGCCAACCACCGGATTATCAACAAGTTGATTGTGAATAGTATTCTGCCCACTAATCAACTGCAAATGGGCATGACCGAACTGAAAGCGGGCAGTGTCTGGAACACGATGCCGGCCCATACCCACGACCGTCGCATGGAAGTGTACTTTTATTTTGAGGTACCCGAAGGCCAGGCGGTGAGTCATTTCATGGGCCAGCCGCAGGAAACCCGACATCTATGGGTACAGAACGAACAGGCCGTGATTTCGCCCAACTGGTCCATCCATGCCGGGGCGGGTACCTCCAGCTATACGTTTATCTGGGGCATGGCGGGCGAAAATCTCGATTACGGCGATATGGATTTCTGCGCCATCAAGGATTTACGTTGA